Proteins found in one Eriocheir sinensis breed Jianghai 21 chromosome 14, ASM2467909v1, whole genome shotgun sequence genomic segment:
- the LOC126998664 gene encoding zinc metalloproteinase nas-15-like, with protein MGVVPAVLWWTVLVLVARSAAGERDNFTDIIIGEQKLAENDILGASITEEEFKASLALEITEPDEDPIAKSGYFQGDIMIESKDHLMQILEGDPKGQHSAISNKQLVWPGGVIPYVISSSYSSSERQVIARAMTELSSKTCLTFVPRSSHLAYVHILRGQGCSSAVGRSGGVQTLSLGSNCVYVGIVMHELMHAAGFWHEQSRYDRDSYVTINWQNIMYGLAYNFDKKSNGLTTDLGLPYDYASIMHYGPNAFSRGTGPTIVPRQSGVYIGQRKQLSDMDVKGLNLLYQCSGTTGPQPSTPAPPSSCKDTSQYCAVWSAAGYCLSTPVYMKTYCPKSCNVCGGVSGCRDEGQHCLSWAAQGECQRNPQFMQEKCRRSCNACASPSSCRDVGQHCSSWAGQGECARNPGYMSVMCRKSCGMC; from the exons ATGGGCGTCGTCCCCGCAGTGCTCTGGTGGACGGTCCTCGTGTTGGTTGCAAGATCAGCTGCCGGGGAGAGGGACAACTTCACAGATATCATCATCGGCGAGCAGAAACTT GCTGAAAATGACATCCTCGGAGCCTCCATCACCGAGGAGGAGTTCAAGGCCAGCCTGGCACTGGAAATCACGGAGCCTGACGAGGATCCCATCGCGAAGTCTGGCTACTTTCAGGGGGACATCATGATTGAGTCCAAAGATCACCTGATGCAGATCCTTGAG GGTGACCCCAAAGGACAGCACAGCGCCATCAGTAACAAGCAGCTGGTGTGGCCCGGAGGCGTGATTCCCTACgtcatatcctcctcctact CATCCAGCGAGAGGCAGGTCATTGCGCGGGCCATGACGGAGCTCTCCTCTAAGACCTGCCTCACCTTCGTACCCAGATCCTCTCATCTCGCCTACGTGCACATCCTCAGAGGACAAGG ATGCTCTAGCGCCGTGGGGAGGAGCGGCGGCGTGCAGACCTTGTCCCTGGGGTCTAACTGTGTGTACGTGGGGATTGTGATGCACGAACTCATGCACGCCGCTGGGTTCTGGCACGAGCAGTCCCGCTACGACCGTGACTCCTACGTGACCATCAACTGGCAGAACATCATGTACGGGCTCGCCTACAACTTCGATAAG aaaTCCAACGGCCTCACCACTGACCTCGGCCTCCCCTACGACTACGCCTCCATCATGCACTACGGCCCCAACGCCTTCTCGAGGGGAACAGGGCCGACCATTGTGCCCAGGCAGAGCGGGGTGTACATAGGCCAACGCAAGCAGCTGTCTGAC ATGGACGTGAAGGGCTTGAACTTGCTGTACCAGTGCTCAGGTACAACAGGCCCCCAGCCCAGCACGCCAGCACCGCCCTCCTCGTGCAAGGACACCAGCCAATATTGCGCCGTCTGGTCCGCTGCCGGTTACTGCCTCTCCACGCCCGTCTACATGAAGACCTACTGCCCGAAGTCGTGTAATGTCTGCGGTG GTGTGTCAGGGTGCCGGGACGAGGGGCAGCACTGTCTCAGTTGGGCGGCCCAAGGCGAGTGTCAGAGGAACCCTCAATTCATGCAGGAAAAGTGCCGACGCTCCTGTAACGCGTGTG CATCCCCCAGCTCCTGCCGCGACGTCGGGCAGCACTGCAGCAGCTGGGCCGGCCAGGGCGAGTGTGCGCGGAACCCTGGCTACATGAGCGTGATGTGCCGCAAGTCCTGTGGGATGTGCTGA